In Bacteroidia bacterium, a single genomic region encodes these proteins:
- the rpe gene encoding ribulose-phosphate 3-epimerase: MQHALLFYICVPLHQMVRPVIVSPSLLSSDFSRLGEELCWINDSSAAWVHCDVMDGVFVPNITFGPPVIASLRPYTTKIIDVHLMIVHPERYVDAFADAGADVITVHWEACTHLDRTISAIRARGVKAGVALNPATPPELLRDILTQLDLVLIMSVNPGFGGQSFIQNTYSKLQRITELSKELGCNPYIEVDGGVSLENAAKITAAGANVLVAGNAIFKTPKPSETISQMLQLCHTNCL, from the coding sequence ATGCAACACGCTCTGTTATTTTATATCTGTGTACCTTTGCATCAGATGGTAAGGCCGGTAATCGTTTCCCCTTCGTTGTTATCGTCTGATTTTTCTCGTCTTGGGGAGGAGTTATGTTGGATTAATGATAGTTCCGCTGCGTGGGTTCATTGTGATGTTATGGACGGTGTTTTTGTTCCCAATATTACATTTGGGCCGCCGGTTATTGCTTCGCTTCGCCCGTACACAACCAAGATTATAGATGTTCACTTGATGATTGTTCATCCGGAACGGTATGTAGATGCTTTTGCGGATGCTGGAGCTGACGTGATTACGGTACATTGGGAGGCTTGTACTCATTTAGATAGGACTATATCGGCTATTCGGGCGCGGGGTGTTAAAGCCGGAGTAGCACTAAACCCGGCAACACCACCGGAACTCCTACGCGATATTTTAACACAATTAGACTTGGTTCTTATCATGTCCGTAAATCCGGGCTTCGGCGGACAAAGTTTTATCCAAAATACTTATTCTAAGCTCCAAAGAATCACCGAATTATCAAAAGAACTTGGCTGTAATCCTTACATCGAGGTTGACGGGGGCGTTTCTCTTGAAAATGCAGCCAAAATTACCGCAGCCGGTGCCAATGTGTTAGTTGCCGGTAACGCTATTTTTAAGACACCTAAACCAAGCGAAACCATTTCTCAAATGCTACAACTGTGTCATACAAACTGTCTATGA